From a region of the Dictyostelium discoideum AX4 chromosome 2 chromosome, whole genome shotgun sequence genome:
- a CDS encoding hypothetical protein (Similar to G-protein-coupled receptor at plasma membrane; interactions in two-hybrid system with Gpa2p; Gpr1p), translating to MTEKTEILFWKVFKNDFIFKEIFNQIHNNQWIEYDNPNKYSVYNRYEDYLEIIELLIKHRRDEFEITDLINIATNKNSPDVIRLLVNEPYSVIIYPTAFYFIIKSKKKEINFKINCFFFFY from the exons atgacAGAAAAGAcagaaatattattttggaaagtttttaaaaatgattttatatttaaagagATATTTAATCAAATTCACAACAATCAATGGATTGAATATGATAACCCAAATAAATATAGTGTTTACAATagat atgaagattatttagaaattattgaattattaattaaacataGAAgagatgaatttgaaattactgatttaataaatatagcaacaaataaaaattcaccAGATGTTATTAGATTATTAGTTAATGAACCATATTCAGTTATAATTTATCCAACagcattttattttatcattaaatccaaaaaaaaagaaatcaattttaaaataaattgttttttttttttttattaa
- a CDS encoding hypothetical protein (Similar to G-protein-coupled receptor at plasma membrane; interactions in two-hybrid system with Gpa2p; Gpr1p) → MTEEIEILFWKVFKNKFIFNEILNQVHNNRWIEYDEPYNYNVYNRCKFKYTYSLQIMIRNGLLPLIKDKIKHGDHIEIDHNSIKILFLKLSKTQPIQPYNQKEITLFNISNNNNNNNNNNNNNNNNNNKYKDEDYLEIIELFMKHRRDQFEITDLIKMAVITNSPDVIRLLVNEPYSVIIYPTAFKFAIIKSNLETIKELINLESINFKNYGIKLISEKFKRKSLSLAAHRKTLKTSITEYIFNNPSLYSIPPPLSLINNQKQQTQSKNKRLKLSEILLSNFNNKNDNTTSEEDENDGVEDEDVQENEDDGAEDEGDEDEGEDDGDEDDEEEDDDDEDEDEDDDDDDDDDEDEDDEEDEDDEEEDDDEDEEDEEGHDKKIKYEYIKFEEFIKLKSSILLKSFMELDIVKGEFKNNNVNSFLKMYHPYERLKVNIQIILKYGTPSLDTKETKEILDKIDNIDQKDSNHLLKLQEFAALHFPNQKNFYFYYSKKYGGKIKQLGKVPPKTPPQGSGSGILQYHHFYKNESSFNNQDESEQDEEKEEEVDVGIQEEFEIYSDLEIENEVEEEVNVNKQREFFNNFNKFRKATVYNLSERYSSVTSIYLNAMKEGDIDTMERLDKSWNPVIRLDVSRFHYFQLPKEKEVLMKVWDYLNEHSFKQIGNNYEILMEFFSSVTDVISPLDLKISNLEDFIMKRLGLILFNTLIINNLNVFQLLLNSFDNFNFLSELVVEVNNLLNKEKILFGSGGKIMQIDNKYINQLIKSIEMAVEKYNKFISEPIENGVESFSIILNHLYDQLIRIKGISVDQLDYIRSIIPEQLLAFKCELYRTFFYLNIRSRKLTKYILTRPRISLYTEGTPNHYANHSGLYNIHSNLGPSALDLRKYLKLDIFTYDYILGRENSSSSGSGADDNNNYNNNNNNNNNTRKFINQFDTILKELIKQLSFDICTNVSNRDSIVDGKDFFNYSLNADLRFSLDIGRKDLFWELLDWIEQYMIKNENLMKYQVYQFNSPYESLLPTGAIFLNVKIIKLPSPKTKTTKTIESRILKIDNFEKPIPNESSVKIGWNTDKLIKPFKPISKLINSFKFQQDVIESICKVMNVNEIQRFIQHNFFVSNFQLLIYTYAAYNNRDDIMSFLLNNYNIKFNAFPTFSEVNKNYSQYLEYWLEKRYFEFPLVLLNSFVVYLCDQDNISDYNQFIQNNSLQIRNKVMKKTIIILMEILYNDEDEDYNLDKSFASLIKYENHKVSLIKSIIEQSDTQLYFKSALVQSLLELKERRKIRTRSIDYDENPFIHAFINGDIKTCNLILKYYPNQFKITKNLISDTLRMKNIHIIKYYYKVGNFNEPYSIIIYPTTFEFAIKCLNLETIKELVNLESINFKNYGIKLISEEFKRKSARRKTPKTTIAEYIFSNPSLYSIPPLSLINNQKQQEPSTNKKLKLSESNLNKKNNINNSDNSDNSDEGSENDEEDYENENDIDSDNCDNNEGCENDEEDEENEDIDTQQQQQQQQQQQQQQQQQQQQQQQQQQQQQKQQQKQQIQLLQVKNVNKRREFLNGFDIPLTFNDSSSSLKTLLYLSAMREGDVDKIKMYDGAFSARFRLDVSGFHYFKLPKEKEVLMKVWNYFNEHSFKQIGNNYEILIKFFSSVTDVIPPLDLKISKLQDFMMGGLSLMLFKSLLKNNLNVFQLLFNSFDNFNFGTGELGQMRDFINRENVLCCKLKELDNNYINKSIKSIEMVVEKFKKPIDKPIKDRVESYSIIINYLYDQLIRFKGISVDQLEYIRSIIPQQLFTFKLDVYRIFFHLNIRSPKLSKYILSGPKIKMFNQRRRNDSAFYNYLKQYLNLYLFTYDYILGRDNANNNNNNNNNNKKYITQFDTILKELIKQLSHDICTNLSNRDEIVDGKDRDFFKHSLNADLKFSLDIGRKDLFWELLDWIEQYMNKNEILMKHQVYQFNSPYESLLPTGIIFSNLKIIELPPPKTTVTTVTTSTIESRILKIDNFEKPIPNESSVKINWNSDKLIEPFKPISKPINSFNFQQDVIQSICRVMNVNEIQRFIQHNFFVSNFHILIYSSALYNNRDDIMSFLLNNYNIKLNGFPTFSKADNQHSQYLECKSIFENHFEKVKNISKLKLEWCESRDLQFPLVLLNAFVVYLCNDRNFSTYSEFIQNDNLEIRNKAIKEIIKILKYHYEDDEEEYNLDENFASIIKNQNHKVSIIQPIIEQPDTQLYFKSVLDHVTLKIKKERKICGA, encoded by the exons atgACGGAAGAGatagaaatattattttggaaagtttttaaaaataaatttatattcaaCGAGATACTCAATCAAGTTCACAACAATCGATGGATTGAATATGATGAAccatataattataatgttTACAATagatgtaaatttaaatatacatACTCTttacaaataatgataaGAAATGGTCTACTCcctttaattaaagataaaatcaAACATGGTGATCATATAGAAATAGATCataattcaataaaaattctttttttaaaattatcaaaaacacAACCAATACAACCATATaatcaaaaagaaataactctttttaatatatctaataataataataataataataataataataataataataataataataataataaatataaagatgaagattatttagaaattattgaattatttatgaAACATAGAAGAGatcaatttgaaattactgatttaataaagatgGCAGTAATTACAAATTCTCCAGATGTTATTAGATTATTAGTTAATGAACCATATTCAGTTATAATTTATCCAACAGCATTTAAATTTgcaattataaaatcaaatttagaaacaattaaagaactaataaatttagaatcaataaattttaaaaattatggtattaaattaatcagtgaaaaatttaaaagaaaatcattatcattagcAGCACACAGAAAAACTCTTAAAACTTCAATCACTGaatacatttttaataatccatcattatattcaataccaccaccattatcattaataaataatcaaaaacaacaaacacaatcaaaaaataaaagattaaaacTATCTGAAATTTtactttcaaattttaataacaaaaacGATAATACTACTagtgaagaagatgaaaatgatggtgtagaagatgaagatgttCAAGAAAATGAAGACGATGGTGCCGAAGATGAaggtgatgaagatgaaggtgaagatgatggtgatgaagatgatgaagaagaagatgatgatgatgaagatgaagatgaagatgatgatgatgatgatgatgatgatgaagatgaagatgatgaagaagatgaagatgatgaagaagaagatgatgatgaagatgaagaagatgaagaaggtcatgacaaaaaaataaagtatgaatatattaaatttgaagaatttataaaattaaaatcaagcattttattaaaatcatttatggAATTAGATATAGTAAAAGGAgagtttaaaaataataatgtgaATTCATTTCTCAAAATGTATCATCCATATGAAAGATTAAAAGTtaatattcaaattataCTAAAGTATGGAACTCCATCATTAGAtacaaaagaaacaaaagaGATTTTAGATAAAATAGATAATATTGATCAAAAAGAttcaaatcatttattaaaattacaagaaTTTGCAGCATTACATTTcccaaatcaaaaaaacttttatttttattattcaaagaAGTATGGtggaaaaattaaacaacTTGGTAAAGTACCACCAAAAACTCCTCCTCAAGGCTCAGGTTCTGGAATTCTACAATACCatcatttttacaaaaatgaaagtagttttaataatcaagatGAAAGTGAACaagatgaagaaaaagaagaagaagttgATGTTGGTATTCAAGAGGAATTCGAAATATATTCAGATttggaaattgaaaatgaagttGAAGAAGAAGTAAACGTTAATAAACAACGAgagttttttaataattttaataaatttagaaaagCAACAGTTTATAATTTATCAGAAAGATATTCATCTGTAacttcaatttatttaaatgcaATGAAAGAAGGAGATATTGATACAATGGAAAGATTAGATAAAAGTTGGAATCCAGTAATTAGATTAGATGTTTCAAGATTTCATTATTTCCAATtaccaaaagaaaaagaagtttTAATGAAAGTTTgggattatttaaatgaacaCTCTTTTAAACAGATTGGTAATAATTATGAAATTCTCATGGAATTCTTCTCAAGTGTAACAGATGTAATATCACCATTAGATTTGAAAATTAGTAATCTTGAAGATTTCATTATGAAGAGATTaggtttaatattatttaatacattaattataaataatttaaatgtatttcaattattattaaatagttttgacaacttcaattttttaaGTGAATTAGTAGTGGAAGTGAacaatcttttaaataaagaaaagattttatttggtagtggtggtaaaaTCATgcaaattgataataaatatatcaatcaattaatcaaatcaattgaaatggCCGTGGAAAAgtataataaattcatttctGAACCAATAGAGAATGGAGTAGAATCATTTAGCatcattttaaatcatttatacGATCAATTAATTAGAATTAAAGGTATATCAGTCGATCAATTAGATTATATTAGATCAATTATTCCTGAACAATTATTAGCATTCAAATGTGAACTCTATCGTACCTTTTTCTATCTCAATATCAGATCTCgaaaattaacaaaatacATACTCACTAGGCCTAGAATTAGTCTGTATACTGAAGGCACTCCAAATCATTACGCAAATCATTCTGGTCTCTACAATATCCATTCAAATCTAGGACCTTCTGCATTAGATTtaagaaaatatttaaaattagataTATTCACATATGATTATATTTTAGGTAGAGAGAATTcaagtagtagtggtagtggtgctgatgacaataataattataataataataataataataataataataccaggaagtttataaatcaattcgatacaatattaaaagaattaattaaacaattatcatttgatattTGTACAAACGTTAGTAACAGAGATAGTATTGTTGATGGTaaagatttctttaattattcATTAAATGCAGATTTAAGATTTAGTTTAGATATTGGTagaaaagatttattttggGAATTATTAGATTGGATTGAACAATATatgattaaaaatgaaaatttaatgaagTATCAAGTTTATCAATTCAATTCACCATatgaatcattattaccaactggtgcaatatttttaaatgtaaaaataataaaattaccatcaccaaaaacaaaaacaacaaaaacaattgaaagtagaatattaaaaattgataattttgaaaaaccaATACCAAATGAATCATCAGTTAAAATTGGTTGGAATAcagataaattaattaaaccattcaaaccaatttcaaaacttataaattcatttaaattccAACAGGATGTCATAGAATCAATTTGTAAAGTAATGAATgtaaatgaaattcaaaGATTTATACAACACAATTTTTTTGTATCAAATTTCCAACTTTTAATATACACATATGCAGCATATAATAATAGAGATGATATAATGTCATTcctattaaataattataatatcaaattcaatgCATTTCCAACTTTCTCTGAAGTAAATAAGAATTATTCACAATATTTAGAAT attggcttgaaaaaagatattttgaatttccattggttttattaaattcttttgttGTATACCTTTGTGATCAAGATAATATCTCAGACTATAATCAAttcattcaaaataatagtttacaaattagaaataaagtaatgaaaaaaacaattattatattaatggAGATACTttataatgatgaagatgaagattatAATTTAGATAAGAGTTTTGCATCGttaataaaatatgaaaatcATAAAGTTTCActcattaaatcaattattgaacAATCAGATACTCAATTATACTTTAAATCAGCTTTGGTTCAATctttattagaattaaaagagaGAAGAAAAATTAGAACTCGATCCATTGATTATGATGAAAATCCATTCATACATGCTTTTATTAATGGTGATATTAAAACTTGTAATCTCATTCTTAAATATTAtccaaatcaattcaaaatcactaaaaatttaattagtgATACTTTACGAATGAAaaatattcatattattaaatattattataaagttggaaatt TTAATGAACCatattcaattataatttatccaacaacatttgaatttgcaattaaatgtttaaatttagaaacaATTAAAGAACTAGTAAATTTAgaatcaataaattttaaaaattatggtattaaattaattagtgaagaatttaaaagaaaatcagCACGTAGAAAAACTCCTAAAACTACAATCGCTGAATACATTTTTAGTAATCCATCATTATATTCAATACCACCATTgtcattaataaataatcaaaaacaacaagagccgtcaacaaataaaaaactaaaattatcTGAAtcgaatttaaataaaaagaacaatattaataacagtgataatagtgataatagTGACGAAGGAAGTGAAAATGATGAGGAAgattatgaaaatgaaaatgatattgatagTGATAAttgtgataataatgaaggatgtgaaaatgatgaagaagatgaagaaaacGAAGATATTGatacacaacaacaacaacaacaacaacaacaacaacaacaacaacaacaacaacaacaacaacaacaacaacaacaacaacaacaacaacaaaaacaacaacaaaaacaacaaatacaactactacaagtaaaaaatgttaataaacGACGAGAATTTCTTAATGGTTTTGATATACCATTAACTTTTAATGATTCATCCAGTTCACTAAAAACCTTACTTTATTTAAGTGCAATGAGAGAAGGAGATGttgataaaatcaaaatgtaTGATGGTGCTTTTAGTGCAAGATTTAGATTGGATGTTTCAGGATTTCATTATTTCAAACtaccaaaagaaaaagaagtttTAATGAAAGTTTGgaattattttaatgaacACTCTTTTAAACAGATTGGTAATAATTATGAAATTCTCATAAAATTCTTCTCAAGTGTAACAGATGTAATACCACCTTTAGATTTGAAAATTAGTAAACTTCAAGATTTCATGATGGGGGGATTAAGTTTAatgttatttaaatcattacttaaaaataatttaaatgtatttcaattattatttaatagttttgATAACTTTAATTTTGGAACTGGAGAACTAGGTCAAATGAgagattttattaatagagAAAATGTTTTATGTTGTAAACTGAAGGAACTTGATAATAACTATATCAACAAATCaatcaaatcaattgaaatggTTGTggaaaagtttaaaaaaccCATTGATAAACCAATAAAGGATCGAGTGGAATCATATAGCatcattataaattatttatatgatCAGTTAATTAGATTTAAAGGTATATCAGTCGATCAATTAGAATATATTAGATCAATTATTCCTCaacaattatttacatttaaattGGATGTCTATCGTATCTTTTTCCATCTCAATATCAGATctccaaaattatcaaaatacaTACTCTCTGGgcctaaaattaaaatgtttaatCAAAGACGTCGAAATGATTCTGCTTtctacaattatttaaaacaatatttaaatttatatttattcacATATGATTATATTTTGGGTAGAGATaatgcaaataataataataataataataataataataaaaagtacATAACTCAATTCGAtacaatattaaaagaattaattaaacaattatcacATGATATTTGTACAAACCTTAGTAATAGAGATGAGATTGTTGATGGTAAAGATAGAGATTTCTTTAAGCATTCATTAAATGCAGATTTAAAATTCAGTTTAGATATTGGTagaaaagatttattttggGAATTATTAGATTGGATTGAACAATATatgaataaaaatgaaattttaatgaagCATCAAGTTTATCAATTCAATTCACCATatgaatcattattaccaactggcataatattttcaaatttaaaaataatagaattaccaccaccaaaaaCAACAGTAACAACAGTAACGACATCAACAATTGAAAgtagaattttaaaaattgataattttgaaaaaccaataccaaatgaatcatcagttaaaattaattggaattcagataaattaattgaaccatttaaaccaatttcaaaacctataaattcatttaacTTCCAACAAGATGTCATACAGTCAATTTGTAGAGTAATGAATgtaaatgaaattcaaaGATTTATACAACACAATTTCTTTGTATCAAATTTCcacattttaatttattcaagtgcattatataataatagagATGATATAATGTCATTcctattaaataattataatatcaaACTCAATGGATTTCCAACTTTCTCCAAGGCAGACAATCAACATTCACAATATTTAGAATGTAAATCCATCTTTGAAAATCATTTTGAAAAAGTAAagaatatttcaaaattaaaattagaatgGTGTGAAAGTAGAGATTTACAATTCCCATTGGTTTTATTAAATGCTTTTGTTGTATACCTTTGTAACGATCGTAATTTCTCAACCTATAGTGAATTCAttcaaaatgataatttagaaattagaaataaagcaattaaagaaataattaaaatattaaagtaTCACTATGAAGATGATGAGGAAGAATATAATTTAGATGAGAATTTTGCatctataataaaaaatcaaaatcataaaGTTTCAATCATTCAACCAATTATTGAACAACCAGATACTCAATTATACTTTAAATCAGTTTTAGATCATGttacattaaaaataaaaaaggaaagAAAAATCTGTGGCgcttaa